A genomic region of Caldivirga sp. contains the following coding sequences:
- a CDS encoding winged helix-turn-helix domain-containing protein, whose translation MGTGPKDGLTIRESCSRFSTVVWLFINSRGAEVRFRIIEKLRERPMNINQLAKELGVDYKTIKYHLMVLGKHGFVNRINNSYGSPYYLSDDVFKHWDELIQIINSYKSYKGQ comes from the coding sequence ATGGGTACTGGGCCTAAGGATGGTTTAACCATTAGGGAATCATGTAGCAGGTTCAGCACTGTGGTTTGGTTGTTCATTAATTCAAGGGGCGCTGAGGTTAGGTTTAGGATTATTGAGAAGCTTAGGGAGAGACCTATGAATATTAATCAGTTGGCTAAGGAATTAGGCGTGGATTATAAGACAATTAAATACCACTTAATGGTTCTAGGGAAGCATGGTTTCGTCAACAGAATTAATAATAGCTATGGTTCACCCTACTACCTCTCTGATGATGTTTTCAAGCATTGGGATGAATTAATTCAAATTATTAATAGTTATAAATCTTACAAGGGGCAATAG